Proteins from a genomic interval of Medicago truncatula cultivar Jemalong A17 chromosome 3, MtrunA17r5.0-ANR, whole genome shotgun sequence:
- the LOC112420078 gene encoding uncharacterized protein codes for MEKEHVIEDEYLTDELDSASDNSSDSEGRPAIVRFREDEEMTKNFKFKVGMEFSSLKQFKSAILDHNVLNGKEVRFKKNDARRCRVVCKKKDKCKYLVLCSRVVRTTTFRIKTLFPKHKCGWAFWNKNAKADLVAKRVFDRMKNNKMQINDVVDDIKQRFSVEIPGTRAFKARKLARQLIEGDSSKQYFLLWSYSAEIKRASKGNNFKLDIETSGPGLQPRFGRYYICFDGCKKAINNACRPFIGLDGCHLKNQYGGILLIVVGKYPNDQYLPLAFGVVETESKDSWSWFMTLLMQDIGEKIWCFISDQQKVYII; via the coding sequence ATGGAGAAAGAACATGTAATAGAGGATGAGTATTTGACAGATGAACTTGATAGTGCCTCAGATAACAGTAGTGACAGTGAAGGTAGGCCAGCAATAGTCAGGTTTAGGGAAGATGAGGAAATGACtaagaattttaaattcaaGGTAGGAATGGAATTTTCATCATTGAAGCAGTTCAAAAGTGCAATACTTGATCATAATGTTTTGAACGGGAAGGAAGTAAGATTCAAAAAGAATGATGCTAGAAGATGTAGGGTTGTATGCAAAAAAAAGGATAAGTGTAAGTACCTTGTCTTGTGTAGTAGAGTTGTAAGGACAACTACTTTTAGGATTAAGACTCTATTCCCTAAGCATAAATGTGGATGGGCATTTTGGAATAAGAATGCGAAGGCAGACTTGGTTGCTAAAAGGGTTTTCGACAGAATgaagaataataaaatgcagATCAATGATGTTGTAGATGATATAAAGCAGAGGTTTTCAGTTGAAATCCCGGGAACAAGAGCATTTAAGGCTAGAAAGCTTGCTAGGCAATTAATTGAGGGAGACTCTAGCAAGCAATACTTTTTGTTATGGTCATATAGTGCTGAGATTAAGAGGGCATCCAAAGGAAATAATTTTAAGTTGGACATAGAAACCTCTGGTCCTGGATTACAACCAAGATTTGGAAGATACTATATTTGTTTTGATGGTTGCAAAAAGGCCATTAACAATGCTTGCAGACCTTTTATAGGATTGGATGGATGCCATTTGAAGAATCAATACGGAGGcatattgttgattgttgtagGCAAATATCCTAATGATCAGTACCTACCTTTAGCATTTGGTGTTGTTGAAACAGAATCTAAGGATTCATGGAGCTGGTTCATGACTCTACTGATGCAGGACATTGGGGAAAAAATATGGTGTTTTATATCAGATCAACAGAAGGTatacattatttaa